From the genome of Pelobacter propionicus DSM 2379, one region includes:
- a CDS encoding GIY-YIG nuclease family protein yields the protein MLERKNIEFPLWRKKVDKSLFGYNGTTIPNWACDMWKLPETFADVSSKKDEGSIVKINFNSTLYDGWVTSAKKGRRSPAYRLWYDESLSLELKHTFLMSYMRSLETNLSSRKTTDIEKTIPFWEFLDIEYDSSKRLFKFCAYYTQEPSFPELFKRLVQSSAIQRIDDEIANKGEARIHKQDWMLRSALPLQQGAKNVIYTLIDTRNKLIYIGEAVDLVKRLSANYASIPHWDYFRYDVLPDVFAPHRVTLERMIIRDLAALLPNKKHDNNICISEYILANTKIDS from the coding sequence ATGCTTGAACGCAAGAATATCGAGTTTCCCTTATGGCGTAAAAAGGTCGACAAGTCCCTCTTTGGTTACAATGGAACAACCATACCTAACTGGGCTTGTGATATGTGGAAGCTCCCTGAAACCTTTGCTGATGTATCTTCCAAAAAAGATGAAGGTTCAATCGTTAAAATCAACTTCAACTCAACCTTGTATGATGGGTGGGTTACATCTGCTAAGAAAGGCCGACGCAGTCCTGCCTATCGCCTTTGGTACGATGAGTCCCTTTCACTTGAACTAAAGCATACCTTCTTGATGAGTTACATGAGGTCGTTGGAAACGAACCTTAGTTCCCGTAAGACGACTGACATTGAGAAAACCATCCCCTTCTGGGAGTTCCTCGACATAGAGTATGATTCTTCTAAGAGGCTCTTTAAGTTTTGCGCTTATTACACTCAGGAGCCAAGTTTCCCTGAACTCTTCAAGCGTCTTGTACAGTCATCTGCAATCCAGAGAATTGATGATGAGATAGCTAACAAGGGTGAAGCAAGGATACATAAGCAGGATTGGATGTTGCGAAGTGCGCTTCCTCTTCAGCAGGGAGCAAAGAATGTTATTTACACACTTATTGATACTAGAAACAAGCTCATATATATCGGTGAGGCTGTTGACCTAGTGAAGCGACTAAGTGCAAATTATGCATCAATTCCTCACTGGGATTATTTCCGTTATGATGTCCTACCAGATGTGTTTGCTCCGCACAGAGTTACTCTTGAGCGCATGATAATAAGAGACTTGGCTGCGTTATTGCCTAACAAGAAGCATGATAACAATATTTGCATATCTGAATATATCCTTGCTAACACTAAGATAGATAGCTAA
- a CDS encoding ExeA family protein, which translates to MNDKTLLALYGLKYNPFVPALPVEALWPLPGAELFARRLESLVSQGGFSLITGEPGYGKSKTLQWLGARLGQLPDIVVGVMERPQSKVADFYRELGELFGVQLNPANRYGGFKALRERWRAHCAATLLRPLLLVDEAQEVSSECLTELRLLQSASFDSQSLLFTVLCGDARLPQRFRTPELLPLGSRIRARLELSALTPQELASYLDYVLQKAGAPQLIAPELIQTLATHAHGNLRVLTHMAAELLTAAAERNLPRIDEPLYFDLFTPPVRQPRRS; encoded by the coding sequence ATGAACGATAAGACTCTCCTGGCCCTCTACGGGCTCAAGTACAACCCGTTCGTGCCGGCGCTTCCCGTGGAGGCGCTCTGGCCGCTGCCGGGCGCCGAACTCTTTGCCCGGCGCCTGGAGTCCCTGGTCTCCCAGGGCGGGTTCTCCCTGATCACCGGTGAGCCGGGCTACGGCAAATCGAAGACCCTGCAGTGGCTTGGCGCCCGCCTGGGACAACTGCCCGACATCGTAGTGGGGGTGATGGAGCGCCCCCAAAGCAAGGTCGCCGATTTCTATCGCGAGCTTGGAGAGCTATTCGGCGTTCAGCTCAATCCCGCCAACCGGTATGGCGGATTCAAGGCGCTGCGTGAGCGCTGGCGCGCACACTGTGCAGCGACTCTCTTGCGCCCGCTGCTCCTGGTCGATGAGGCTCAGGAGGTCAGCTCCGAGTGCCTGACCGAACTGAGGCTCCTGCAAAGCGCGAGCTTCGACTCCCAGAGCCTGCTCTTCACCGTGCTGTGCGGCGACGCCCGGCTCCCCCAGCGCTTCCGCACCCCGGAACTCCTACCCTTGGGCAGTCGCATCCGCGCCCGCCTGGAACTCTCCGCGCTCACCCCGCAGGAGCTGGCTTCCTACCTGGACTACGTCCTGCAGAAAGCCGGGGCGCCCCAGTTGATCGCACCGGAGCTGATCCAAACCCTGGCAACCCATGCACACGGAAACCTGCGGGTGCTCACACACATGGCGGCGGAACTGCTCACCGCCGCCGCCGAGCGCAACCTCCCGCGCATCGACGAACCCCTCTACTTCGACCTATTCACTCCTCCCGTGCGTCAGCCGCGCCGTTCCTGA
- a CDS encoding site-specific integrase — translation MSKHLFTRNGRYYFRQWFPLDLRPLFGNKTDIAKSLKTSNKKEALALAGGLQQKFSVAFTLIRTGLLSPEMLDGLMAYTLPCKHHKPAPPHSPVVSPTSQRASVKLSKLIDMYTKEHSPNWTPKSQHEIDRQLELLMMVLDNKPVCDIDRASCVSCRDILRRLPPGFMRINRFKNLTVPELLKVNTGNEGMHLATVNKYMILLSSLLKWGAKHGHTDSNPAEGLTLGKDTRTDEERKAYSNDDLRKVLDHCSVQVKPYRRWVPLIAMYSGMRLEEICQLSTEDIRTIDGIVCFDVNTQGDKRLKSKSSKRIVPVHPDLISMGLLVYLEQKRGASPAGCNLWGLSKGRWGYGKNVGNWYGNSFNRQYITDDPLKCFHSFRHS, via the coding sequence ATGTCTAAGCACCTCTTCACTCGTAACGGTAGGTATTACTTCCGTCAGTGGTTTCCCCTTGATCTCCGCCCCCTGTTTGGCAATAAGACCGACATAGCCAAGTCGCTCAAGACCTCCAACAAGAAGGAAGCTCTGGCCCTCGCTGGTGGGCTTCAGCAGAAATTCAGCGTTGCCTTCACATTGATCCGCACGGGCTTGCTCTCGCCTGAGATGCTTGATGGATTGATGGCATACACCCTACCCTGCAAGCATCACAAACCAGCTCCCCCCCACTCACCCGTTGTATCCCCCACTTCCCAAAGAGCTTCAGTAAAGCTCTCTAAGCTCATTGATATGTACACAAAAGAGCACTCTCCGAACTGGACACCCAAGAGCCAACATGAAATTGACAGACAGCTAGAACTTCTGATGATGGTTCTTGACAACAAACCTGTCTGCGACATTGATAGGGCATCTTGTGTAAGTTGTCGGGATATACTACGAAGGCTTCCTCCTGGTTTCATGAGAATCAACAGGTTCAAGAACCTCACTGTACCGGAACTGCTTAAGGTGAATACAGGAAATGAAGGGATGCACCTCGCTACAGTAAACAAATATATGATCCTCCTTTCCTCGCTGCTCAAATGGGGAGCCAAACATGGTCATACTGATAGTAATCCCGCTGAGGGTTTGACTCTTGGGAAAGATACCCGCACCGACGAGGAACGGAAGGCATACAGCAACGATGACTTGCGGAAGGTTCTGGATCATTGCTCAGTTCAGGTTAAGCCATATAGACGATGGGTGCCTCTTATCGCTATGTACTCAGGGATGAGACTTGAAGAAATCTGCCAGCTCTCTACAGAGGACATAAGAACCATAGATGGGATTGTCTGCTTTGATGTTAACACGCAAGGAGATAAACGCCTGAAATCCAAGTCGTCAAAAAGGATTGTTCCCGTCCATCCTGACCTAATCAGCATGGGGTTGCTGGTGTATCTGGAGCAGAAGAGAGGCGCATCTCCTGCTGGGTGTAACCTGTGGGGGTTGTCAAAGGGCAGATGGGGATACGGGAAGAATGTTGGCAACTGGTACGGTAACAGCTTCAACAGGCAGTACATCACCGATGATCCGCTGAAGTGCTTCCACTCCTTCCGACACTCCTGA
- a CDS encoding MarC family protein, whose protein sequence is MQIYGSFFFGIWIKFFFLLTPFFVLSTFLSMTQRYEARERRKLALRVTVAVLVACFTLYFFGNTLFSLFGITLDSFRIGAGALLFLSAVQLVYGDDKAPPGGEREVISVVPLAIPITVGPGTTGALLVMGAEIQQSWEILVGCAALATAVLCIGLLLFCAASIEHLIGKRGIIILSKITGLFVAALAAQIVFTGIRNFMTAG, encoded by the coding sequence ATGCAGATCTACGGCAGCTTTTTTTTCGGCATCTGGATAAAGTTCTTCTTCCTGCTGACCCCCTTCTTCGTACTCTCCACATTCCTCTCCATGACCCAGCGATATGAGGCCAGGGAACGGAGGAAGCTGGCCCTGCGGGTAACCGTCGCCGTGCTGGTGGCCTGCTTCACGCTCTACTTCTTCGGCAACACCCTCTTCTCCCTGTTCGGCATAACCCTGGACTCATTCCGCATCGGCGCGGGGGCGCTTTTGTTCCTCTCGGCGGTGCAACTGGTGTACGGTGACGACAAGGCCCCGCCGGGGGGAGAACGGGAGGTCATCTCGGTTGTCCCCCTCGCCATTCCAATCACCGTGGGGCCGGGCACCACCGGAGCCCTGTTGGTCATGGGAGCGGAGATTCAACAGAGCTGGGAGATCCTGGTGGGCTGCGCGGCCCTGGCAACCGCCGTGCTCTGCATCGGCCTGCTGCTCTTCTGCGCCGCCTCCATCGAGCACCTGATCGGCAAGCGGGGGATCATCATCCTGAGCAAGATCACCGGCCTGTTTGTCGCCGCCCTGGCAGCCCAGATCGTCTTCACCGGAATACGCAATTTCATGACAGCCGGATGA
- a CDS encoding branched-chain amino acid aminotransferase: MDIQVLPLPAEKMKQKAQDETKLSFGRQFTDRMLLVEWKADQGWCDARIQPYAPFVLDPSCLVFHYAQEIFEGLKAYKWADGRIALFRPEMNARRFNQSADRLCMPDVPEELFLGGIEKLLSLEKEWIPGAPGTSLYIRPAMIAVEPVLGVKPSSHYYFFVILSPVGAYYSAGFNPVSIMVEDHYVRAVPGGTGEAKTGGNYASSLKGALEAKNKGYDQVLWLDGREQRYVEEVGSMNMFFVYGDTIVTAAMNGSILSGITRDSILKLAVSLGYRAEERSIEINELMDDIRGGKVTEAFGSGTAAVVSPVGKLCFKDEVVHLSGGTVGAITQKLYDTLTGIQTGKIKDEFGWVRFVA, encoded by the coding sequence ATGGATATTCAAGTCCTTCCGCTCCCCGCGGAAAAAATGAAACAGAAAGCACAAGACGAAACCAAGCTCAGCTTTGGCCGGCAATTCACCGACCGCATGCTGCTGGTGGAATGGAAGGCCGACCAGGGGTGGTGCGACGCGCGCATCCAGCCCTACGCTCCCTTTGTACTTGATCCCTCCTGCCTGGTGTTCCACTACGCCCAGGAGATATTCGAAGGCCTGAAGGCCTACAAATGGGCCGACGGCAGGATAGCGCTGTTCCGTCCCGAGATGAACGCACGGCGCTTCAACCAGTCCGCCGACCGGCTCTGCATGCCGGACGTGCCCGAGGAACTGTTCCTGGGTGGCATCGAGAAACTGCTCTCCCTGGAGAAGGAGTGGATTCCCGGCGCGCCGGGAACCTCGCTCTACATCCGGCCGGCCATGATCGCCGTGGAACCGGTGCTGGGCGTCAAGCCGTCAAGCCACTACTACTTCTTCGTCATCCTCTCCCCGGTGGGCGCCTACTACTCCGCAGGCTTCAACCCGGTCAGCATCATGGTGGAAGACCACTACGTGCGCGCCGTACCCGGCGGCACCGGCGAAGCCAAAACCGGCGGCAACTACGCCAGCTCGCTCAAGGGGGCGCTGGAGGCCAAGAACAAGGGCTATGACCAGGTGCTCTGGCTGGACGGCCGCGAACAGCGCTATGTCGAGGAAGTCGGATCCATGAACATGTTCTTCGTCTATGGCGACACAATCGTTACCGCGGCCATGAACGGCTCGATCCTCTCCGGCATCACCCGCGATTCCATACTCAAACTGGCTGTCTCATTGGGATACCGGGCAGAGGAACGCAGCATCGAAATCAATGAGTTGATGGACGACATCAGGGGCGGCAAGGTGACCGAGGCCTTTGGCAGCGGCACCGCGGCCGTGGTCTCGCCGGTGGGTAAACTCTGCTTCAAGGACGAGGTCGTCCACCTGAGCGGAGGCACGGTGGGCGCGATAACCCAGAAACTGTACGACACCCTGACCGGCATCCAGACCGGAAAAATCAAGGACGAGTTCGGCTGGGTCAGGTTCGTCGCCTGA
- a CDS encoding pyruvate carboxylase: MQKRKFKKIMAANRGEISVRIFRACAELGIRMVAIYSEEDKLSLHRYKADEAYLIGKGKAPVEAYLGIDEIIALALKVGVEAIHPGYGFLSENAEFAEKCEANGIVFIGPTGEMQRALGDKVAGRKMATAAGVNVVPGTEDPIEREEDALKFAKQYGYPIIVKAAAGGGGRGMRVAHNQKELLEGLVAAGSEAKAAFGNAAVFLERYLENPKHIEVQVLGDNYGNLVHFFERDCSVQRRHQKVVEFAPSLCITPELREELCDAALKIARQVNYRNAGTVEFLVDQQGRYYFMEMNPRIQVEHTVTEMITGRNLVQNQILVAGGYALSDPEINIPSQGAINMRGYAIQCRVTTEDPANNFAPDFGMLTTYRSAAGCGVRLDAGNATTGARITPHYDSLLVKVGTWGLTFPEAAHIMDRALREFRIRGVKTNIAFLENVVTHPVFLEGKCDTSFIDKHPELLVFEERKDRASKLLNYLGEVVVNGIPGITERMKSSQLAEARVPEVDVLSPRPQGTRDLFRKMGAEAFCTWVLEQERLFLTDTSMRDAHQSNLATRVRSYDLLKIAEPTSYLGAELFSLECWGGATFDVSMRFLKEDPWQRLHALSEKVPNVLLQMLLRGSNAVGYTNYPDNVVERFVDEAARSGIDVFRVFDSLNWTTGMQVAMEAVRKTGKICEAAICYTGDITDPKRDKYPLEYYVNLAKELEKMGAHILAIKDMAGLLKPFAAYRLIKALKENIGIPVHLHTHDTSSNGGATLLKASEAGVDIVDAALSALSGLTAQPSLNAIASALEGSERDPLVNGRGLQQLSNYWETVRDYYAPFESGLKGGTAEVYEHEIPGGQYSNFKPQVAGMGLIDRWEECKEMYRKVNLLFGDIVKVTPTSKVVGDMAMFLVKNNMQPEDIYTAREELAFPESVVGMFKGMLGQPHQGWPADLQRIILKGEQPITCRPGELLQPIDFQEERRKLEEKLGHPVDDKALLSAILYPNVYPDFDKHLQKYSDTSVIPTPIFFYGLEPGQETSLDIEPGKTLIIALNAIGRLHDDGTRVVSFSLNGNNRSVIIRDRSVTSGVFVRDKADRDNPSHIGAPMPGKVFKVNVKPGFEVKAGDVLMVTEAMKMETNIKAKVDGRVMEVKFKEGDKVEKDDLLIVMG, encoded by the coding sequence ATGCAGAAGAGGAAGTTTAAAAAAATCATGGCAGCCAACCGCGGCGAGATTTCCGTCCGCATCTTCCGCGCCTGCGCCGAGCTGGGCATCAGGATGGTGGCCATTTATTCCGAAGAGGACAAACTGTCGCTGCATCGTTACAAGGCTGATGAGGCCTACCTGATCGGCAAGGGCAAGGCGCCCGTGGAGGCCTACCTGGGCATCGACGAGATCATCGCCCTGGCGCTGAAGGTCGGTGTGGAGGCGATCCACCCCGGCTATGGATTTCTGTCCGAGAACGCCGAGTTTGCCGAGAAGTGCGAGGCCAACGGCATCGTCTTCATCGGTCCCACGGGCGAGATGCAACGCGCCCTGGGGGATAAGGTTGCCGGCCGCAAGATGGCCACGGCTGCCGGTGTCAATGTGGTGCCTGGCACCGAGGATCCCATCGAGCGGGAAGAGGATGCCCTGAAGTTCGCCAAGCAGTACGGTTACCCGATCATCGTCAAGGCGGCGGCCGGCGGCGGCGGTCGCGGCATGCGTGTGGCCCACAACCAGAAAGAGTTGCTGGAAGGCTTGGTGGCGGCCGGGAGCGAGGCCAAGGCTGCCTTCGGCAACGCGGCCGTGTTCCTGGAACGCTATCTGGAGAACCCCAAGCATATCGAGGTGCAGGTGCTGGGGGACAACTACGGCAACCTGGTGCATTTCTTCGAGCGTGACTGCTCGGTGCAACGCCGCCACCAGAAGGTGGTGGAGTTCGCGCCTTCCCTCTGCATCACCCCCGAACTGCGCGAGGAACTGTGCGACGCTGCGCTGAAGATCGCCCGGCAGGTCAACTACCGCAATGCCGGTACGGTGGAGTTCCTGGTGGATCAGCAGGGGCGTTACTACTTCATGGAGATGAACCCCCGCATCCAGGTGGAGCATACCGTGACCGAGATGATCACCGGCCGCAACCTGGTGCAGAACCAGATCCTGGTGGCCGGCGGTTACGCCCTCTCTGACCCGGAGATCAATATCCCTTCCCAGGGCGCCATCAACATGCGCGGCTATGCCATCCAGTGCCGCGTGACCACCGAAGATCCGGCCAACAACTTCGCCCCTGATTTCGGCATGCTGACCACCTACCGCTCTGCTGCCGGCTGCGGGGTGCGTCTGGACGCCGGCAACGCCACCACCGGCGCCAGGATCACCCCCCACTACGATTCGCTGCTGGTCAAGGTGGGCACCTGGGGACTTACCTTCCCGGAGGCGGCCCATATCATGGACCGGGCCCTGCGGGAGTTCAGGATCCGCGGGGTCAAGACCAACATCGCCTTCCTGGAGAACGTGGTTACCCACCCGGTGTTTCTGGAGGGGAAGTGCGACACCTCCTTCATTGACAAGCATCCCGAGCTTCTGGTCTTCGAGGAGCGGAAGGACCGTGCCTCCAAACTGCTCAATTACCTGGGCGAGGTGGTTGTCAATGGTATTCCCGGCATCACCGAGCGCATGAAGTCGTCCCAACTTGCCGAAGCCAGGGTGCCCGAGGTGGATGTGCTCTCCCCCCGCCCCCAGGGGACCCGCGACCTGTTCAGAAAGATGGGCGCCGAGGCATTCTGCACGTGGGTGCTGGAGCAGGAACGGCTGTTTCTGACTGATACCTCCATGCGCGACGCCCACCAGTCCAACCTGGCCACCCGCGTGCGCAGCTATGACCTGCTCAAGATCGCCGAGCCCACCTCCTACCTGGGGGCGGAGCTCTTCTCCCTTGAGTGCTGGGGAGGAGCGACCTTCGATGTCTCCATGCGCTTCCTGAAGGAAGACCCCTGGCAACGGCTGCATGCCCTGTCGGAGAAAGTGCCCAATGTCCTCTTGCAGATGCTGCTGCGCGGCTCCAATGCCGTGGGCTACACCAACTACCCGGACAACGTGGTGGAACGCTTCGTCGATGAGGCGGCCCGCTCAGGCATCGACGTCTTCCGCGTGTTCGACTCCCTCAACTGGACCACAGGCATGCAGGTGGCCATGGAGGCGGTGCGCAAGACAGGCAAGATCTGCGAGGCGGCCATCTGCTACACCGGCGACATCACCGATCCCAAGCGTGACAAGTATCCGTTGGAATACTACGTCAACCTGGCCAAGGAACTGGAAAAGATGGGCGCCCACATCCTGGCCATCAAGGACATGGCCGGCCTGCTCAAGCCCTTTGCCGCCTACCGGCTGATCAAGGCGCTTAAGGAGAACATCGGCATCCCGGTGCATCTGCATACCCACGACACCTCCTCCAACGGCGGCGCCACCCTGCTCAAGGCCAGCGAGGCCGGGGTGGATATCGTGGATGCGGCCCTCTCCGCCCTGTCCGGCCTGACCGCCCAGCCCAGCCTGAACGCCATCGCCTCGGCCTTGGAGGGGAGCGAGCGCGACCCGCTGGTCAACGGCCGCGGCCTGCAGCAGCTGTCAAACTACTGGGAAACGGTGCGGGATTACTACGCCCCCTTCGAGTCCGGCCTCAAGGGAGGCACGGCCGAGGTCTACGAGCATGAGATTCCGGGCGGACAGTACTCCAACTTCAAGCCGCAGGTTGCGGGCATGGGGCTCATCGACCGCTGGGAGGAGTGCAAGGAGATGTACCGCAAGGTGAACCTCCTGTTCGGCGACATCGTCAAGGTCACCCCCACCTCCAAGGTTGTGGGGGACATGGCCATGTTCCTGGTCAAGAACAACATGCAGCCGGAGGATATCTACACCGCCAGGGAAGAGCTGGCCTTCCCCGAATCGGTGGTCGGCATGTTCAAGGGGATGCTGGGACAGCCCCACCAGGGATGGCCTGCCGACCTGCAGCGGATCATACTCAAGGGAGAGCAGCCGATCACCTGCCGTCCCGGCGAGCTCCTGCAGCCGATCGACTTCCAGGAGGAACGCCGCAAGCTGGAGGAAAAGCTGGGGCACCCGGTGGACGACAAGGCGCTGCTCTCCGCCATCCTCTATCCCAACGTGTACCCGGACTTCGACAAGCATCTCCAGAAGTATTCCGACACCTCGGTGATACCGACCCCGATCTTCTTCTACGGCCTTGAGCCGGGGCAGGAGACCTCCCTGGACATCGAGCCGGGCAAGACCCTGATCATCGCCCTCAACGCCATCGGCCGCCTGCACGATGATGGCACCCGCGTGGTTTCCTTCTCCCTGAACGGCAATAACCGTTCGGTGATTATCCGCGACCGTTCGGTCACCAGCGGCGTGTTCGTGCGCGACAAGGCCGACAGGGACAACCCCAGCCATATCGGCGCTCCCATGCCGGGCAAGGTGTTCAAGGTCAATGTCAAGCCGGGCTTCGAGGTCAAGGCCGGTGATGTGCTGATGGTAACCGAAGCCATGAAGATGGAGACCAACATCAAGGCCAAAGTCGACGGCCGGGTGATGGAGGTCAAGTTCAAGGAAGGGGACAAGGTGGAGAAGGACGACCTGTTAATCGTCATGGGTTGA
- a CDS encoding sodium:solute symporter family protein, whose product MPNVSALFMVPFLLTIAAMVAVAVTSARNVRSAGDFSLAGRKANSRDVAGGILGTLVGGAATIGTAQLAYLHGLSAWWFTLGAGIACLFLGLALAPSLRGGMAATIPQFISRYHGERARVCASLFSALGMFIHIVAQLLAAGALLSTLFQISLPGGALAALLLTALFTVGGGMRSAGPLGVIKTTLIYAIMLAGGILVISTGGGLQELRRSLPPYPWFSLFGYGVSEGISDLCSLLVGVISTQTYLQSIFSARDTVAARNGALISALLMPPLGLLGIAIGMYMRVHAPGIDSAKALPLFLAQQFHPALAGVAFAALLIAAVGTAAGLAMGVGTTLYVDVVSKLKRTASHELPLMRLLTLGALLAAFAVLLSDPNSAIMKWSFLSMGLRGATLFLPLLLAIFLGERTSARGGALSIYAAPTAVIIAGVIPSPIPPLYAGLAVSLAAMLLGFAWQRLAPGARN is encoded by the coding sequence GTGCCCAACGTTTCAGCACTCTTCATGGTACCATTTCTGCTCACCATCGCCGCCATGGTGGCGGTGGCCGTAACCAGCGCGCGCAACGTCCGCTCGGCAGGAGATTTCTCCCTGGCCGGTCGAAAGGCGAACAGCCGGGACGTGGCCGGCGGAATCCTGGGCACCCTGGTGGGGGGAGCCGCTACCATCGGCACGGCCCAACTGGCCTACCTGCATGGCCTGTCGGCCTGGTGGTTCACCCTGGGCGCCGGCATCGCCTGCCTGTTCCTCGGCCTGGCCCTGGCCCCCTCACTGCGCGGGGGCATGGCAGCCACCATCCCCCAGTTCATATCACGCTACCACGGCGAACGGGCACGGGTCTGCGCCAGCCTCTTCTCGGCCCTGGGCATGTTCATCCACATCGTGGCCCAGCTTTTGGCCGCAGGAGCGCTGCTCTCGACTCTCTTCCAGATTTCCCTTCCCGGTGGCGCCCTGGCAGCCCTCTTGCTCACCGCCCTGTTCACCGTGGGGGGCGGCATGCGCAGCGCAGGCCCCCTGGGGGTGATCAAGACGACTCTGATCTACGCCATCATGCTGGCCGGCGGCATCCTGGTCATCTCAACCGGAGGAGGGTTACAGGAACTGAGACGCTCCCTGCCCCCCTATCCCTGGTTCTCCCTGTTCGGCTACGGAGTATCGGAGGGTATCTCCGACCTCTGCTCCCTGCTGGTGGGGGTCATCTCCACCCAGACCTACCTCCAGTCAATCTTCTCGGCCCGCGACACGGTCGCGGCAAGGAACGGCGCCCTGATCAGCGCCCTGCTGATGCCCCCCCTGGGGCTTTTGGGGATCGCCATCGGAATGTACATGCGCGTGCATGCGCCGGGCATCGACAGCGCCAAGGCCCTGCCGCTCTTCCTGGCCCAGCAGTTCCATCCCGCACTGGCCGGGGTTGCCTTCGCCGCGCTTTTGATCGCTGCCGTCGGCACCGCCGCCGGCCTGGCCATGGGTGTCGGCACGACCCTCTACGTGGACGTGGTGTCGAAACTGAAGCGGACGGCATCCCACGAACTGCCGCTGATGCGGCTGCTCACCCTGGGCGCCCTGCTGGCAGCCTTCGCCGTCCTGCTGTCCGATCCGAATTCTGCCATCATGAAGTGGAGCTTCCTTTCCATGGGGCTGCGGGGCGCCACCCTCTTCCTGCCGCTGCTTTTGGCCATATTCCTGGGTGAGCGCACCAGCGCCCGGGGAGGCGCCCTCTCCATCTACGCCGCACCCACGGCGGTGATCATCGCCGGGGTTATACCCTCCCCCATACCGCCGCTCTACGCCGGCCTGGCCGTCTCCCTTGCTGCCATGCTGCTGGGCTTCGCCTGGCAGCGTCTGGCACCCGGAGCACGAAACTGA
- a CDS encoding methylated-DNA--[protein]-cysteine S-methyltransferase, producing MVHFQETCLGRIGIAEEGGGISHLFLGGDSVPREMEQGQTPLLREAFQQLERYLAGELTDFSLALMPDGTPFMQRVWQELRRVPYGRTASYRDIATALGNPKAVRAVGMANNRNPIPIFIPCHRIIGCSGKLVGYRGGLEMKRRLLELERGRACPQG from the coding sequence ATGGTGCATTTTCAGGAAACCTGTCTGGGACGAATCGGCATCGCCGAGGAGGGGGGAGGCATCAGCCACCTCTTCCTGGGGGGGGATAGCGTGCCGCGGGAGATGGAACAGGGCCAGACGCCGCTCTTGCGAGAAGCTTTTCAGCAACTTGAACGCTATCTGGCGGGAGAACTGACCGATTTTTCCCTGGCGCTCATGCCGGACGGCACCCCCTTCATGCAGCGGGTGTGGCAGGAACTCCGCCGGGTGCCCTACGGCCGGACGGCCAGCTACCGGGATATCGCCACCGCACTGGGCAACCCCAAAGCCGTGCGTGCGGTGGGGATGGCCAACAACAGGAATCCGATCCCCATCTTCATCCCCTGCCACCGGATCATCGGCTGTAGCGGGAAGCTGGTGGGCTACCGCGGCGGCTTGGAGATGAAGAGGCGGCTGCTGGAACTGGAGAGGGGGAGAGCGTGCCCTCAGGGATAG
- a CDS encoding EamA family transporter — MISPWIPLSLLCAFSLATSDALAKRALTHHNEHLILWLRLLLASPFLLAMLPFIPIPTLAPGFYRATLVSLPLEALASVLYIRALKLSPLSLTLPLLALTPLFLLAVPSLLLGERISRAGTAGVLLIVTGTYCLNLGRARREFLEPLRATMRDRGARCMLGVALIYSVTSTLGKQAVAASSPLFFAAIYIPLLTLLLTPLALRNMKGGVRGVFASGAVKEAILPALFYALMVLTHMSAIAMTRVAYMISLKRLSLLMGVIYGHVLFHEQGIAGRLAGTLLMLCGVALITLYP, encoded by the coding sequence ATGATCTCTCCCTGGATTCCCCTCTCCCTGCTCTGCGCCTTCTCCCTTGCCACCAGCGATGCGCTGGCAAAACGCGCGCTTACGCACCACAACGAACACCTGATCCTCTGGCTGCGGCTTCTGCTCGCTTCGCCGTTTCTTTTGGCCATGCTGCCGTTCATCCCGATCCCCACCCTTGCCCCCGGCTTCTACCGTGCAACGCTCGTGTCGCTCCCACTGGAGGCACTGGCAAGTGTGCTCTACATCCGGGCGCTCAAGCTCTCCCCCTTGAGCCTGACGCTGCCGCTTCTGGCCCTGACACCGTTGTTCCTGCTGGCCGTCCCCTCCCTGCTGCTGGGAGAGCGCATCTCCCGCGCCGGCACAGCGGGTGTACTGCTGATCGTCACCGGGACCTATTGCCTCAACCTCGGCAGGGCCAGGAGGGAGTTCCTGGAACCGTTGCGGGCCACCATGCGCGACAGGGGTGCGCGCTGCATGCTGGGAGTGGCCCTGATCTACAGCGTCACATCAACCCTGGGCAAGCAGGCCGTGGCAGCTTCATCGCCCCTCTTCTTCGCCGCGATCTACATCCCGCTTCTTACGCTCTTGCTGACTCCCCTTGCGCTGCGGAACATGAAGGGGGGTGTACGGGGAGTGTTTGCCAGCGGAGCAGTGAAGGAGGCTATCCTGCCCGCACTTTTCTATGCCCTGATGGTGCTGACCCACATGAGCGCCATAGCCATGACCAGGGTCGCCTACATGATATCCCTGAAACGGCTGAGCCTGCTGATGGGAGTCATCTACGGACACGTCCTGTTCCATGAGCAGGGAATTGCCGGGCGACTGGCAGGCACACTGCTGATGCTCTGCGGCGTGGCGCTGATCACCCTCTATCCCTGA